From Brevibacillus marinus, a single genomic window includes:
- a CDS encoding M24 family metallopeptidase produces MAIAQLNFTVSEYQERLQKTKQRMEQAGVEVLIVSDPANMNYLSGYDGWSFYVHQCLVVFLDEEQPLWIGRGQDAKAAEFTTWLSQENIIPYADDYVQSTSKHPMDFVASIIASRGKAGKTVGVEMDQYYFTAKCMDSLQKGLPNSTFIDATSLVNWVRIIKSEQEIAYMKRAGKIIEKAMQVGLELIEPGMRECDVVAKIYEAQISGTDEFGGDYPAIVPLLPAGEKTSTPHITWSDNRYKAGDLVILELAGCYRRYHAPMARTLSLGNPEQKVIDLAEAVLEGIAEALAVVKPGVTAEEVEAVWRTTIAKHGFVKDSRIGYSTGLNYPPDWGEHTLSLRQGDKTVLQPNMTIHMIPGIWLDNYGVEISEAFRVTETGCEPLYNFPRQLFIKQ; encoded by the coding sequence ATGGCGATTGCGCAGTTGAACTTTACGGTTTCGGAATACCAGGAGCGCCTGCAGAAGACGAAACAGCGGATGGAGCAAGCTGGTGTAGAGGTGCTGATCGTGAGTGATCCGGCCAACATGAACTACCTGTCCGGTTACGACGGCTGGTCGTTCTACGTCCACCAATGCCTCGTCGTCTTCCTCGATGAGGAGCAGCCGCTCTGGATCGGCCGCGGCCAGGATGCCAAAGCGGCCGAATTTACCACCTGGCTGAGTCAAGAGAACATCATCCCCTATGCCGATGATTACGTGCAATCGACAAGCAAACATCCGATGGACTTTGTCGCAAGCATCATCGCGAGCAGAGGAAAAGCAGGCAAAACCGTCGGCGTGGAGATGGACCAATACTATTTCACGGCGAAGTGCATGGACAGCTTGCAGAAGGGTCTGCCCAACAGCACATTCATCGATGCGACGTCCCTCGTCAACTGGGTGCGCATCATCAAATCGGAGCAGGAAATCGCGTACATGAAACGCGCCGGCAAGATTATTGAGAAAGCGATGCAGGTGGGGCTTGAGCTGATCGAGCCGGGGATGCGCGAGTGCGATGTCGTCGCCAAAATTTACGAGGCGCAAATCAGCGGTACAGACGAGTTTGGCGGCGATTATCCGGCCATCGTGCCGCTTTTGCCAGCCGGAGAAAAGACAAGTACGCCGCACATCACCTGGTCCGACAACCGCTACAAGGCGGGCGACCTGGTGATTCTGGAGCTGGCAGGATGTTATCGGCGCTACCACGCTCCGATGGCTCGCACGCTTTCCCTGGGCAATCCGGAGCAAAAAGTGATCGATTTGGCGGAAGCGGTGCTGGAAGGGATCGCGGAAGCGCTGGCCGTGGTGAAGCCGGGGGTGACCGCGGAAGAAGTGGAAGCGGTCTGGCGGACGACCATCGCCAAACACGGCTTTGTCAAAGATTCGCGGATCGGCTACTCTACCGGGCTCAACTACCCGCCGGATTGGGGCGAGCATACGCTGAGCCTGCGCCAGGGCGACAAGACCGTGCTCCAGCCGAACATGACGATTCACATGATCCCGGGAATCTGGCTGGACAACTATGGCGTGGAAATCAGCGAGGCGTTCCGCGTGACGGAGACCGGGTGCGAGCCGCTGTACAACTTCCCCCGGCAGCTTTTTATCAAGCAGTAG
- a CDS encoding cystathionine gamma-synthase family protein, with protein MRVHPQNNVNKVFDRNEAIGTRAVWAGEGEYMVEGATQVPVVHSVSFGYDDIDYWLEVAMEKKPGHIYSRNTNPTVRAFEEKVRILEGGEAATSFSSGMAAISGTLFTLLSPGDRVVTIKDTYGGTNKIFSEFLPRFQIDVQLCDTTDHDQIEAEIRKGAKVVYLESPTNPTVKITDLERLIRAGHEVGAICVVDNTFATPVIQNPIAFGADIVIHSATKFLGGHADALGGVAVGRKDLIKQIYHYREINGATLDPMAAYLLLRGMKTLHLRVKQQSESAMKIARFLQTQPLVDQVFYPGLETHVHHAIAKKQMKMFGGMLSFSLKGDIDAVRLFLPKLKFAHLAANLGAVETVVGPARTTSHVECTPEERAALGIPESLIRYSVGIEDPEDLIRDIQQALDYVAEKMPALLTT; from the coding sequence GTGAGGGTACATCCGCAAAACAACGTGAACAAGGTGTTTGACCGCAACGAAGCCATCGGTACGCGTGCCGTGTGGGCCGGTGAAGGCGAGTACATGGTGGAAGGCGCCACGCAGGTGCCCGTCGTGCACAGTGTCTCGTTCGGCTACGACGATATCGACTACTGGCTGGAAGTGGCGATGGAGAAGAAGCCCGGCCACATTTACAGCCGCAACACCAACCCCACTGTCCGCGCGTTTGAAGAAAAAGTGCGCATTCTCGAAGGCGGCGAGGCGGCCACCAGCTTCTCCTCCGGGATGGCGGCGATCAGCGGCACGTTGTTTACGCTCTTGTCTCCCGGCGATCGCGTCGTCACGATTAAAGACACGTATGGCGGAACGAACAAAATCTTCAGCGAGTTTTTGCCGCGCTTTCAGATTGACGTGCAGCTCTGCGATACGACGGACCACGATCAGATCGAAGCGGAGATTCGCAAAGGGGCAAAAGTGGTCTACCTGGAAAGCCCGACCAATCCTACCGTGAAAATCACCGACCTGGAGCGTTTGATTCGCGCAGGCCATGAGGTGGGGGCGATCTGCGTCGTGGACAACACGTTCGCTACGCCGGTCATCCAAAATCCGATCGCGTTTGGCGCGGACATCGTGATTCACAGCGCGACGAAGTTCCTCGGCGGTCACGCGGACGCGCTGGGCGGCGTTGCCGTCGGGCGCAAAGACCTGATCAAGCAAATCTACCATTACCGGGAAATCAACGGCGCGACGCTGGACCCGATGGCCGCCTACCTGCTGCTGCGCGGCATGAAGACGCTGCACTTGCGCGTCAAGCAGCAGAGCGAAAGCGCGATGAAGATCGCCCGCTTTTTGCAAACGCAGCCGCTTGTCGACCAAGTGTTCTACCCGGGGCTGGAAACCCATGTCCACCACGCGATTGCCAAAAAACAAATGAAGATGTTCGGCGGGATGCTCAGCTTCAGCCTCAAGGGCGACATCGATGCCGTTCGCCTCTTCCTGCCGAAGCTGAAGTTCGCCCATTTGGCGGCCAACCTCGGCGCCGTGGAAACCGTCGTCGGTCCGGCCCGAACGACCAGCCACGTGGAATGCACGCCGGAAGAGCGGGCGGCGTTGGGGATTCCCGAGAGCTTGATCCGTTACTCGGTCGGTATCGAGGATCCCGAAGACCTGATCCGTGACATTCAGCAGGCGCTGGATTACGTCGCCGAGAAAATGCCGGCACTGCTGACGAC
- a CDS encoding cyclodeaminase: MRVFREAEIRQHIDIDLEAIAVVEQGFTRLANNEVTMPPILRVDVPEHHGEVDVKTAYVKGLEMFCIKISSGFFDNYKRGLPSGSGMMLLVDAQTGFPQAVLLDNGYLTDVRTAAAGAIAAKYLAPQNIATAGVIGAGSQAKWQMRALSKVRSFQRIIVYARNEQRLADFVQTMRRELAVEVTVARSPEEVVQESSVVVTTTPATSPVIKAEWLHPGLHITAMGSDAEHKQELEPAVLKQADLYVCDSRAQAARLGELHHALAAGVLELSEVRLELGDLTAGKHRGRADERQITVCDLTGTGVQDTMIALYAYNTLCKHGAGLEL; encoded by the coding sequence ATGCGCGTTTTCCGGGAAGCGGAGATCCGCCAACACATCGATATCGATCTGGAAGCAATCGCCGTCGTCGAACAGGGGTTTACCCGTTTGGCGAACAACGAAGTGACGATGCCCCCGATCCTGCGCGTCGACGTGCCCGAACATCACGGCGAAGTCGATGTGAAAACAGCCTACGTCAAAGGACTGGAGATGTTTTGCATCAAAATCTCCTCCGGTTTTTTTGACAACTACAAGCGGGGGTTGCCGAGCGGCAGCGGCATGATGCTGCTGGTAGACGCACAGACGGGATTTCCCCAAGCCGTACTGCTGGATAACGGGTATTTAACGGATGTGCGCACGGCGGCTGCCGGAGCGATTGCCGCCAAATACCTGGCGCCGCAAAACATCGCAACGGCCGGCGTAATCGGTGCGGGATCGCAGGCCAAATGGCAGATGCGGGCGCTCAGCAAAGTGCGCTCGTTTCAGCGGATCATCGTCTACGCCCGCAACGAGCAGCGGCTCGCCGACTTTGTGCAAACGATGCGGCGGGAGCTGGCCGTCGAGGTGACGGTGGCCCGCAGTCCGGAAGAAGTGGTGCAGGAGAGCAGCGTGGTGGTGACGACCACACCGGCGACGTCACCGGTGATCAAAGCGGAATGGCTGCATCCCGGGCTGCATATCACCGCGATGGGCTCGGATGCGGAGCACAAGCAGGAACTGGAGCCTGCGGTATTAAAACAAGCGGACCTGTACGTTTGTGATTCGCGGGCACAAGCGGCCCGGCTCGGCGAACTGCACCATGCGCTTGCAGCGGGGGTGCTGGAGCTGAGCGAGGTCAGGCTGGAATTGGGCGACCTTACCGCCGGCAAACATCGCGGGCGGGCGGATGAGCGGCAGATCACCGTCTGCGACCTGACCGGCACGGGCGTGCAAGACACGATGATTGCGCTCTACGCTTACAACACGCTGTGCAAACACGGCGCAGGGCTGGAGTTGTAA
- a CDS encoding M24 family metallopeptidase yields MATPELNFEIAEYQERLRKTKVRMEERGIDVLLVTDPANMCYLTGYDGWSFYVHQLLVVFGDEEQPVWIGRKMDAKAAEYTTWLAPQNIIPYADDYVQSTSKHPMDFVCDFLKEKGRANKTIGLEMDNYYFTAQCYVSLLKGLPNCRFVDATSLVNWVRVIKSDREIALMKRAAKLVEKAMRAGIEKIAAGVRECDVVADIYHAQISGTEEFGGDYPAIVPLMPAGEKTSAPHLTWTDKRYQPGDLVTLELAGCYKRYHSPMSRTVSIGTPSQEVRDLAEVVIEGINAALEAVKPGVTAEEVEAVWRTTIAKYGFVKDSRLGYSIGLNYPPDWGEHTISLRQGDKTVLEPNMTMHMMPGIWLDNHGVEISEAFRVTETGCETLAHFPRQLFVK; encoded by the coding sequence ATGGCAACGCCGGAACTGAACTTCGAGATCGCGGAATATCAAGAACGGCTGCGCAAGACAAAAGTGCGGATGGAAGAGCGGGGCATCGATGTGCTGCTGGTAACCGATCCCGCCAACATGTGTTATCTCACGGGTTATGACGGTTGGTCGTTCTATGTGCACCAGCTGCTCGTCGTGTTTGGCGACGAAGAGCAGCCGGTCTGGATCGGCCGCAAAATGGACGCGAAAGCGGCGGAATACACGACATGGCTGGCTCCGCAAAACATCATCCCCTACGCCGACGACTACGTGCAGTCGACGAGCAAGCACCCGATGGACTTCGTCTGCGACTTCCTGAAAGAAAAAGGGCGGGCCAACAAGACGATCGGGCTGGAAATGGACAACTACTATTTTACCGCGCAGTGTTATGTCAGCTTGCTGAAAGGGCTGCCGAACTGCAGATTTGTCGATGCCACCTCGCTGGTCAACTGGGTGCGCGTGATCAAATCGGACCGCGAAATCGCCCTGATGAAGCGGGCGGCCAAGCTGGTGGAAAAGGCGATGCGGGCCGGCATCGAGAAAATCGCGGCGGGCGTGCGCGAATGCGACGTCGTGGCCGACATCTACCATGCGCAAATCAGCGGCACGGAAGAGTTTGGCGGCGACTACCCGGCGATCGTTCCGCTCATGCCAGCCGGCGAAAAGACCAGCGCTCCGCACCTGACCTGGACGGACAAGCGCTACCAGCCCGGCGATCTCGTCACGCTGGAGCTGGCCGGCTGCTACAAGCGCTACCACTCCCCGATGTCGCGGACCGTCTCGATCGGCACACCGTCCCAAGAGGTACGCGACCTGGCGGAAGTGGTGATCGAAGGGATTAACGCGGCGCTGGAGGCGGTGAAACCGGGGGTGACCGCGGAAGAGGTGGAAGCGGTCTGGCGGACGACCATCGCCAAGTACGGGTTTGTCAAAGATTCGCGGCTTGGCTACTCCATCGGCTTGAACTACCCGCCGGACTGGGGCGAGCATACGATCAGCCTGCGGCAGGGGGACAAAACGGTGCTAGAGCCCAACATGACGATGCACATGATGCCGGGCATTTGGCTGGACAACCACGGGGTGGAGATCAGCGAAGCGTTCCGCGTCACGGAAACGGGCTGCGAGACACTGGCCCACTTTCCCCGCCAGCTGTTCGTGAAGTAA